DNA sequence from the Streptomyces sp. MST-110588 genome:
AGCGGCTCATATACCAGCAGGGCCGCGTCCGGCGTGAGCTGCGCCGTGGCCAGCAGCCGACGGGTCCGTACGCCCGCCGTCTCGGCCGCGTACGACAGCAGGGCCTCCTGCTCCAGCGCCCCGCGCAGGGTCAGCACACTGCGGCGGCGTGGCGCGGTGCGCAGCCGCAGCCCCAGCCACATCCGATGACGCAGCCCGGCCGCCTGCGTTTCCCGGTCCAGTACGACGACGTCCAGGTCGGGCCGGTCCCCGCCCTGCCGTACGCGGTAGTGGCGAGGCCCGTGCGCCGCCGGCCCGGGGGTACGGAAAAGGGCGGCGGGCGCGAAACCGGCCTCGCGCAGGCCCCGCAGGAGGCGCTGCCCGGTGAGCGGAGCGTTCGGCGACCCGAGTACGTACGTCGTGCCGTGCGCGGCCGTGGTCCCGATCAGCAGGACGAGAATCAGGGCCAGTACGCTCGCATAGCCGCTCATCAGCAGGGACAGCCCGCCGCCGGCCAGCGTGAAGGCCAGGGCGGCGCGCTGACGCGGCCGGCCGGACATGCCGGCCGCGGTCATGAAGGCGAGCACCGCGGCCAGGGAACCGGGCAGCGGCTCGGTCCACCCGGGGAAGGGGTGGAGCGGCGCGGTCACCGGAACGGCGACATGCGGGGAGAAGTCGACAGCCCACAGACCGACGGCCAGAGTCGCCCCATAGGCCACCGTGGCGGCGAGCAGCCCGTCGGCGACCCGACGGCGGTCCCGCTGGAGCAGCCGTTGCGCGGCGAAGACCAACGGCACCAGCAGCGATGCCACGGCGAAGACGAACCCCGCGACCCCGACCAGGAAATGAGGCGCGCGACGGGCACCGTGCGCGGCGTCCGTGTCCAGGCCCACCGCGGTGTCCCGCGCGACACCGGCCAGCAGCAGCGTCAGCCCGACCAGGACCAGCCCGACCCCGAACCGCACCAGCGCTTCGGGCCGCCGCACCCGGGCCGGCAAAAGCGCCTCCCCCCGGCGCACTTCCACACCTGGAACATCTCCGTCACCCGTGCCGCCGGTGCCCGCGTCGGCGGGCGCGCGCACATTTGGACTTCTCTCCCCCATCACCTCGATCACACGGAATACTCCCACGCCCCCGATACCGCCCCGCACCCCCTCCCGCCCACCACAACCAGCAGACCAGAGGCCGCCTGCGAACCCGGCCCCCGAACCCGGTCCCCCGAACTCAGCTCCCGAACCCGGCCCCCGATGCCGGCCCGGCCCCCGATGCCGGCCCGGCCCCCAACCCTGACCCCTCTCAGGGGCATCTCAGGGAACGATGAGGGTGCATCCCGGATGGCTGGGCATCGCGCGCCCGACAACATCATTCCCATGACATCAACCACACCTTCCCGCCTGTCCCGCCGAGCGGCCCTGGGCACGGCCCTGGCCGGCGCACTGCTCCTGACCTCCGCCCTCCCCGCCACCGCAGCCACCCCCGCAGCCACCGCCCGGTCATCGAGCAACTCCCACCCCACCGGTTCCCACCCCCACCCCCTCCCGCCCCTGGACACAGACGCCCTGCGCGCCGCCATCTCCGACCTGAACCACCCCCAGGTCACCGGGGCGCAGGTCAGAGTCGACGGCACGGCCGGCCGGTGGCAGGGCACCGCAGGAGTGGCCGACATCAAAACCGGACGCCCCATAGGGCCGAACGACAAGTTCCGCATCGGCAGCATCACCAAGGTCTTCGTCGCAACCGTCGTCCTCCAGCTCTCCGCCGAACACCGCGTGGACCTCAACGCGCCGATCCAGCGCTACCTGCCCGGTCTGCTGCCCGACCGCTTCCCCCCGATCACCATCACCCAACTGCTGAACCACACCAGCGGACTGCCCGACGAAAGCGGCCCCGACATCCCGGACACGAGCACCCCGGAAAAGGTCCTCCAGCACCGTTACGACCAGTGGACCCCCGAGCGGATCGTGGCCACGGTCACCCGTGCGAAAAAGATGAAGTTCACCCCGGGCAGCAAGCAGGAATACCGCGGCATCAACTACGTCCTGGCCGCCATGCTCATAGAGAAGGTCACCGGCCACTCCTACGGCAAGGAAATAGCGACCCGCATCCTCCGCCCGCTGCACCTGAACAACACCTCGGTCCCCGGCAACGACCCGAAGATCCACGGCCCCCACGTCCACGGCTACCTCGCGATGACGGACGGCACCCTCAAAGACGCCACGGACTTCAACCAGACCGTAGCCTGGGGCGAAGGAGAAATGATCTCCACCACCCGCGACCTGGACCGCTTCATCTCCGCCCTCTTCACCCCCGGCAAGCTCCTCCCCCCGGCCACCCTCAACCAGATGTTCACCCTCCCCGCCAAGCACGTACACATGCTGGACGGCTCACCGGCCCGCTACAGCACCGGCCTCCAAACCGTCACCATCAACGGCATCACCGTCTGGGGCAAAACCGGCGAACGCTACGGCTACTACTCGGCCATGGTCTCCACCAAAGACCAACAGCGCCGCGCCATCTACTCCTTCAACCCCACCCACCGAGACGCCACCCAAACCCAACTCGCCCTCCGCATAGCCAACGCCCTAACCACACCCCCCGCCCCCACCCACTCCTAACCACCCCACACACCCACCGCCCAACAAGCCGACCGGAACCGGCACTCCTTGCCGGACGGCTCCACAAAACCCCAAGGACCGCTCCGCAGCGCCGCAAGAAACTCAGGAAAGCCAGTGCCACCGATAGCTGCACATATAGCGGTGCCCCCGCCCGCGGGGGCGCTCGGGGCATCGCTATGTCCAAGTGGGAACGCCGCTCGCCCCGTGGGTCCGCTCTCCCGACGGCGTGCAACGAGGCAGCGAGGATCCGGCAGACCTCAACCCGTTGCCCTTGGCCACAACCCTCCAGAAGCTGTTCCAGGCGACGAGATGACACGGTCGGGATGTGTGTAGCAGTTGGCGAGACCATGTGGCTCCCCAGCCCTGTTGACCAACCGGGTCAGCGCAAAATCCGACTCAACAGCTAGACGAGTAGTTCCGATGTGGCTCAGTGGTCGTAGGCGATCAGTGACCTGGTGGTAGGTGCGCCGATGATGCGGTTGTGCCAGATGGCGCAGGTCATCGCCAGGATGCGCTGGGCCACCCGGACGCCGACGCCGTCGATGGTGCGGCCGCCGTGCTGTTCGAGGTCGAGCTGGCCCTTGAGGGTGTCGTTGACCGACTCGATCAGCTGGCGGACCGTCTTGAGCAGAGGTTCGGCCGGGTGCGGGGTGCCGCGGTTGCGGTAGGAGGGCCGCAGCAGGCTCACACCGTGGGCGGCGAGGAAGTGGTCGAGTTCGGCGGCGATGTAGCCCTTGTCGGCCAGGATCAGCAGGCCGGGCCGGGTGCTGGCGAGGTGCGGCTCGTTGTCGATGAGCGCGGCCAGAACCTGGCGTTCGTCGATCTTGGGGTCGGCCAGGGCCCAGGTGACGGGCAGCCCGGCCGGGGTGCATACCAGGTGGAGTTTCAGGCCCCAGTGGAAGCGGGAGTGGGAGCGGCAGTAGCCGTAGTTCGCCCAGCCGGCGAGGTCGGAGCGGCGCACGGTCTCGCGGGAGCGGGCGCACTCCACGGGGGTGGAGTCCACGATCCACAGGGGGGCGAGCCACAGGTCGGTGTCGATGGCCAGGGATCGGATGGCCCGTTTGACCAGGGGCAGAGCGGCCCGCAGGCGCTTGTTGTAGGCAGGGCGCTGGGGCAGGTAGGGGAACAGGCCGTGCAGGTGGGCGTGGGCGAAGCGCAGCCAGCGGGCTTCGCAGTGGAAGCCCAGGATGGCCTGGGCCACGGCCAGGGTGACCAGTTCGGCGTCGGTCAGCCGAGGCGGCCGCCCACGCCAGCGCGGGGTCTTCAAACGGTCATCGATATGCACGTACAGTGCCGTCAAGAGGGTGTCTAAATCGGTCGTCACAACCCGATGTTGGACACCCTCCCTGCGTCTGAGAACCCCGCAATCGGAACTATTCGTCTAGTCGCGCACCCGATGCCTCCACGCCAGGGAGGGCGCCATTGAGCTGACGATCCTGGAAGCTGCTTGCCAGCGCATGGGCCATGTGGACTTCCAGGCGGCGCTGGTGTGCCTTGTCACTCGCATGCGATGGCGTTTGATCCGGGTGGTCCAGCCGTAGCTTCTCATCGGGTTCCGAAACGGCGGGATGGGAGCCCGGGCTTCAGGCAACGGGCAGGCCGTTCGGCGGTCGTCCTGTCAGTGCCTTCTGCTACACATGTATTGAGTCGAGCATGTGTGCGAATCGGGGGGTGTGACTCATGGCAACTACCTTGCCCATGGTCGGTACCCAAAGACAGGGCCGGCAGGCCCTATTCCCCGTCGGCCTGTGTCGCCTTATCCTCACGATCACGCGAGGGGGAGGGGCACCTGTGGCGACAGAGGCAACGAGTTGGCAGAAGGAACAAGTCAGCCGGGCCTATGTGCATGCCCTCGCTACACAGGGTGGTTACACCCTCTGCGACTGGAACGTGGACAAGGACGGCGTCGACGTCACCCTCCGCTCAGGTGCGTGGATGGTGGACATCCAGCTCAAGTGCACACAGAGCCCCCGCATCGTCCGCGGTGGATTCAGCTTTGACCTCGACATCGAGACGTACGACAAGCTGCGCGACCCCGATCGTTCGGCCCCGGGCCATCTCGCGTTGCTGATCGTGCCTCCGGACATCGGACGATGGGTCATCCACCAGCAGGAATCGATCATTCTCGCATGCCATGGCTACTGGGCCTCTCTCCATGGACTGGGGGCTGCGAACGGCAGCGCCACCACGGCGATCCACTTACCCGAGCATCAGCAGCTCACGGTGAAAGCCATGGGCACCATGTTCGACGCCGCGCGTCGTATGACCAGCCCTGCCGGCCGAGGGGTGAACTGACGTGGTGCGTATCGATCCCGACTTCGGCCCCGAAGAAATCCGGAGCTACCTCAAAGTAACCGGCTGGTCGCCGGTCTCGGGCAGCGACTTGGCCGAACTGTGGCGCCTTCCCGGCTCGGCCGAGGAAGTCGTCCTGGTCCCGATGAAACCGGGAGCCCCGGATTTCGCGAAGCGGACCAGCATCCTGCTGAATGATCTGTCCCGCATCGAGTCCCGCGACACCGTCGCCGTGCATGATGCCATCGCCACCGTGTACCACGACGTCACTGATCTCAGAGCCTCCCATCCCTCGCTCAGCGACGGCTCCATCCCGCTGGAGGCAGGGTACGAACTGTTCATCTCCGCCAAGCGCCTGCGCGTGGCCTCCGCAGCCGCGGCGATCCGCCGGCAGGGGCACTTCCGCAACTTTCCTGCCCGCGCTCGTGACCAGGCCCGAGAAGTCCGGCTGGGGCAGACACGCCGCGGTTCGTACATCGTGCCCATCATCAGCCAGGCCCGTTCTCCGGAGGATGTGTACACCCCGCAGCAGGAGCACATCGACATCGAGGTCGAGGAGACGCTCTTCGACCGGCGCGTCACCGCCACCATGTCCCGTGCCTTGGGCGTGCTGGAGGAGATGGCGAGCGCCGATCGTCATCCCACCCTCAGTGAGATCGCCGACTCGGTCGGCGAGGGTGTCTCGTACGAGCTGTGCCAGGCATTGACCAAGGTGGTCAATGCGGAATCGGTCGCCGCACTGGACATCACGTTCAACTGGTCCCGAGTCGCTGCTCCGCCCCCCGGCTCTTCCGGCCGGGTGGAGTTCAACCGTGAAGCGATCGACATCGTGGACCGCGTCTCCCAGCACCTGAAGACGCAGCTCTACACCCGCGAGCATGTGATCTACGGTGTCATCACCGACCTGAGCCGCCGCCCCGATGAGGAAACCG
Encoded proteins:
- a CDS encoding IS982 family transposase, coding for MTTDLDTLLTALYVHIDDRLKTPRWRGRPPRLTDAELVTLAVAQAILGFHCEARWLRFAHAHLHGLFPYLPQRPAYNKRLRAALPLVKRAIRSLAIDTDLWLAPLWIVDSTPVECARSRETVRRSDLAGWANYGYCRSHSRFHWGLKLHLVCTPAGLPVTWALADPKIDERQVLAALIDNEPHLASTRPGLLILADKGYIAAELDHFLAAHGVSLLRPSYRNRGTPHPAEPLLKTVRQLIESVNDTLKGQLDLEQHGGRTIDGVGVRVAQRILAMTCAIWHNRIIGAPTTRSLIAYDH
- a CDS encoding serine hydrolase domain-containing protein, producing the protein MTSTTPSRLSRRAALGTALAGALLLTSALPATAATPAATARSSSNSHPTGSHPHPLPPLDTDALRAAISDLNHPQVTGAQVRVDGTAGRWQGTAGVADIKTGRPIGPNDKFRIGSITKVFVATVVLQLSAEHRVDLNAPIQRYLPGLLPDRFPPITITQLLNHTSGLPDESGPDIPDTSTPEKVLQHRYDQWTPERIVATVTRAKKMKFTPGSKQEYRGINYVLAAMLIEKVTGHSYGKEIATRILRPLHLNNTSVPGNDPKIHGPHVHGYLAMTDGTLKDATDFNQTVAWGEGEMISTTRDLDRFISALFTPGKLLPPATLNQMFTLPAKHVHMLDGSPARYSTGLQTVTINGITVWGKTGERYGYYSAMVSTKDQQRRAIYSFNPTHRDATQTQLALRIANALTTPPAPTHS
- a CDS encoding DUF4365 domain-containing protein — its product is MATEATSWQKEQVSRAYVHALATQGGYTLCDWNVDKDGVDVTLRSGAWMVDIQLKCTQSPRIVRGGFSFDLDIETYDKLRDPDRSAPGHLALLIVPPDIGRWVIHQQESIILACHGYWASLHGLGAANGSATTAIHLPEHQQLTVKAMGTMFDAARRMTSPAGRGVN